GGCGGTTGTCGACAGTGGTACACTCCTCAATCCAGCCATTGCCAGAGTGCAGGCAGAGGGTGGTCTTGCACAAGCTATAGGGCATACCTTAACTGAAAACCTCAACTATACAAAGACAGGTGCTCTCATTGAGAACTCCTTTATGCAATATAAGATTCCAACTCGACTTGATGTCGGACGCATTCAAGTTGAATTCGAGCACACCTTTGAGCCAACAGGACCTTTTGGAGCAAAATCCATTGGTGAAATTGTCATCAATACACCTGGTCCTGCCATTGCTCACGCCATTTACCGTGCAACAGGTGTATGGCACAGAGAATTGCCAATTACACCATGTCAGATCGCAATGAAAAAATCAGATAACTAAAAAATATCCTAGCCAGTGCATCACTCTGCATCTTGGCTAGGATATTTTTTTATTTTTTGTCCAGATATCTTTGATATCTCTGATTTTGTATGCGATTATTCAGTGTAGCAACCAAAAATTCCCATAAACCCACAAATAAATGTCCATTGACCATCTGAAGTAGGGCACAAACCATTTCCATACTCATTCGCCCTCCACTCATCTTTGCTAAGCTTCGAAATGGCATATGATATACAAACAACAAATTTAAATCCAAGCTTCCCATCATCTGCCTGCGATTTTTCTTTCTTACCAAATAGCGATAAATTCCCCTGGCAAGTTTGCTCTTTGCATAATAAAGTTGCCCCACCGTATCATCTACACTCAAATCTGCATTCCACTGTTCCTTTTTAGACACTCGATGGAGTAATTTTAAGAATTCTTTTTTTGTCACCTTTGGGGTATTTCCACTGTAGTAATGTGGCAATATTTCCTCTTGACTCTTTCCCTGCCAATGCACATTTTTCTTTATGATCTTTCCTCTCAACCAAATATCTTCACAGCTTTCGCCGACAAAAATCTCATATTCCCCAGGCTCTACATCCCATTTTTTTATTTTTTCATTCCAAAATCGAAAGCTATACTGATCAAAGCAAATATCCACTTGCTTTTCTTCTCCCCGCTTTAAAAAAACCTTGGTAAATCCCTTTAGCTCCTTCTTTGCTCGAAAAACCTTGCTCTTTGCAAGGCCAATATACATCTGGGCCACCGTTGCCCCATCAAATTTTCCCACATTTTTTATAAAAAAATGAATGCCCTTATCATCAACCTGCAAATTTCTATACAAAAAATCGGTGTAAGAAAGTCCAAATCCAAATGGAAAAGATAGCTGGATATTCCTCTTTTCGTAGTAGCGGTAGCCAACATAGATGCTCTCTCTATACTGTACATTTTTATGGCTTTCTCTACCAAAAATGGAAACATCTTCGTATTTCATTGGATAACTCTCCGCCAAATGCCCCGATGGATTGACTCTTCCTGTCAACACCTCCATCATCGCTGATGCCCCTGCCTGACCTGATAAATAGCCATGAACGATCGCCCTACAGTGCTTTTGCCAATCCATTTCTACCACTGAGCCACCACTGAGTACCACCACAATATTTTGATTCATCTTCTGTAATGCAGCCAACACATCCAATTGATTTCTTGGGATTTTCATATGCTTTCGATCTAGTCCCTCAGTCTCACTGCTCTCTGTAAGTCCCATATAATAGATGATCACATCCGCTCGTTTAGCTAACCACATTGCATCAAACATTTTTTTTACATTGGGCAGTCCATTTCTCTCATATCCTGATGCAACGCCAACCACATTAAGTCCAAAGTGCTTAGCACAGTCCACACTATTTTCTAATTTTGTCGGCCGAACAAGTGAAGATCCCGCCCCTTGATACCGAGGAGAAAAGGCAAAATCTCCAATGAGGGCAACCGACTGACCTTTTTTTAGTGGCAAAACTTTGCCCTCATTTTTTAGCAGCACTGCACTTTGTGCCGCTGCCCTTCTGGCCAAACAGTGATGTGCCTTTATATCAACATCCATTGGCTTTTTCTGGCTCAATTCATCAATGGCATTCAGTAAATCCAAGACAGCAATATCTAGTTCCCGTCTCGAAAGTCTATGGTCTTTTAATGCCTCCAACAATTCTCTTGCCGAAGCTAAGCCTGCAGCAGGCATTTCCAGATTAGAACGCATCTTTACCCCTTTGACATGGTCGCAACTTCCACCCCAATCTGTGACAACCATTCCCTTAAAATTCCACTCTCTCCGCAAAACTTTCTTTAAAAGATAGGGATTTTCATTAGAATAAATCCCATTAACCTTATTGTAACTGGTCATCAAAGATTTCGCTTTTGCATCACAAATGGCCATTTCAAAAGCACTCAGATAAATCTCCCGAAGTGCACGCTCATCAACAATGGCATCCATTGACATTCGGTCATCTTCTTGACTATTGACTGCAAAATGCTTTGGGCAAGCATAGATGCCCATCGACTGTATTCCACGAATATATCCTCCCGCCATTTTTCCCGTCAAATAGGGATCTTCTGAAAAATATTCAAAATTGCGACCACACAGTGGATTTCTCTTGATATTCATTCCAGGACCAAGCAAAATGTCTACTCCCTGATGCCTTGCCTCCTGCCCAAGTGCCTCTCCAACTTCCTCAGCCAATTGCTCATCCCAACTGTTCGCCATCGTTGCCGCCGTCGGAAAACAAGTGGCCTTCATCGATTCTTGCATTCCCAAATGGTCTCCCGCTGTGTTCTGCTTTCGAATGCCATGAGGACCGTCAGAAAGGGTTATGGACGGAATTCCCAATCGCTTGATCCCCCTGGTCTCCCAGACATTTTTCCCCGATAAGATGGCCGCCTTTTCTGGCAAAGTCATCTGCTCCATCCATAATTTACTCTGTTTGCTCACTCATCATTCCTCGATTTGGATCACTGAGAATACGCTGAATATTTTTTTCTGCACATTCTTCCAATTGCTGATACTTTATTCTATCTTCTTTACTCATTCCCTGATAGCACACCGCATGAAAATCTGCTATAGCCTGTTCAATGTCCCTCCCAATCTTCATTGCCTCTGCATCCAATGTATAAACACTATTGGTAATCTCCACCTTTTGAATCTGTACCATCTTTTTCCAGATCAATTTCTGTACCGTAGCCAGAATCATTGCCTGAGATCTATCCAAATAATTCGCAATCTCCTTGATGGTTGCACCAGTCTTTACAAAATGTAAGACCATCAACACAGCAACATCTTCCATCTTCAAATTGTAGCGAAGACCGATCGCCGTCAAATAGCGAGAGATCAATTTGCTTTTATAGTAATGATTGACAAAAATATTGTCTGGAAGACGATCAAAGAGATAGACCGCTGGAAGTTCCTCTCCCAGTCGCTTTGTGCCTGGAATGCCAGGAATACTGGCATCATCCTTTGAAAATCCAATTAAAAAAGACAAAATCTCCAATTTTCGGCTTTTGTATTCTTCTTCTGTATGCAACTTTTGGTAAAAATCATCGTAGTATTGCATGACACTCCACTTCATCGCTGCAATCTTTTTTAAATTCATATTTTTCGCAACCAATGAGCCTTCTGTCTTTACATAGTAGTAGGTTGGAGCATTGAGTGCCACAATTCGCTCACAATGTAAAATATAATCCATTGCAAAGATAAAATCCTCACAAAAACTGATGTCTCGATCCATTCGCAAATGATACTTTTCTAAAATTTCTCTTCGAAACAATTTGTTCCAAATGACACCATAGTAGTAATCTGCAGGATTCTCCATCATGCGATCGCCATATTCTTGTCTAGTCATCACATCCTCTGTATCAATATCGCCCTTGACCGAAATATGCTTTCCCACCACACGATAAAAATCAGAAATCACCATATCAGCATTGGTCTCTTCAGCCTTTCGTACAAATAACTTTGTTGCATCGGAACTAATCCAGTCATCGGCATCCAAAAATTGAATATACTCACCTTTTGCTCTATCCAATGCTTGATTTCTGGTATCCGAAACACCAGAATTTTTCTTGTGTACGGCACACACTCTGGAATCTTTTTTTGCATATTCATCAATAATCACTCCACTTTCATCCTGACTGCCATCGTCCATCAGCAACAATTCAAAATCTTGAAATTCCTGTCCAAGTACGCTATCAATACAGCGTCTCAATGATTCCTGTGCATTGTACACAGGAACAATAATACTTACCTTCATTTATCTATCCTCTTTTGTTTACTTTGCAAAAAGAGAGCCACAAAGAAAATTTCCCTGCGACTCTCCAAACGATATTCTTTATGATTGCCAATAGGACGGGCGATGCTCTTCATATTTTGTGATTTCTCCATCGTGCTCCAAAGTAATGGAAATATCATCCAGTCCATTCACCAGCTTATACTTCCATTGTTTATCAATATCAAATGAGAACTCTCCAACTGGAGAAATAATCTTTTGATTTGGAAGGTCAATCGTCACCTCATCACTTGGCTTTAAGCTAGCCAATTTTTTTCTCACTTCCAGCGGTTGTACAATTGGCAAAAGCCCATTGTTTAACTCATTATTGTAGTGGATATCACTAAATGATCCAGCAATCACCACACGAAATCCATAATCGACCAGTCCCCAGGCCGCATGCTCTCTTGAAGATCCTGAGCCAAAGTTGTCACCTGAAATCAAAATGGTCGCCTTCTTGTACTCTGGTTTGTTGAAGACAAAATCTGGATTCTCTGTCATCTTATCATCCAAATATCTCCAATCATACATCAAATACTTCGCATATCCCTTTTTCTCAATGCTCTTTAAAAATTGCTTTGGCATCAACTGATCGGTATCAATATTATTGTTCATCAAAGGAACTGTCGTTCCAGTATAAATCTTAAATTCTTCCATCAGACTGCCCCCTTCTTACACTAAAGATTCTGGTAATTTTCTTACATCTACAAAATGGCCATAAATAGCCGCCGCTGCTGCCATAGCTGGAGAGCAAAGATGTGTTCTTGCCCCTGCTCCCTGTCGTCCTTCAAAGTTTCGGTTTGAAGTAGATGCACAATGCACACCTGGAGCTACACGGTCTGGATTCATACCAAGACACATCGAACAACCTGGCTCTCTCCACTCAAAGCCAGCATCGATAAAGATTTTATCAAGTCCTAACTCTTCTGCAGCACGCTTTACTGGTCTTGAACCTGGAACAACAATCGCTGTCAGTGTCGATGCAATATGCTTTCCCTTGACATACTTTGCTGCCTCTTCAAGATCACAGAGACGACCATTGGTGCAAGAACCAATAAATACATAGCCAATATCAATCCGGTCGATCGTCTGTCCTGGCTTTTCTCCCATATAGTCATAGGCACGCTCATCATTGACATCGCGAATTTCTGGGAATTTCTCGCCAAAAGCTACCCCCATACCTGGATTCGTTCCCCAGGTAACCATCGGTGCAAGCTCTGACACATCAATTTCCATCACCTTATCGTACTTTGCATCTGGATCAGAAACCAAAGTCTTCCAATCTTCTACAGCCGCATCAAAGTCTTTTGGTGCACACTCTCTTCCCCTCAAATAATCAAATGTCGTCTGATCTGGATTGATCATTCCCACCTTTGCCCCAAACTCAATGGACATATTACTGATGGTCATTCTCTGCTCCATATTTAAGGCCTCAATTGCCTCTCCTGTATATTCAGCTGCATATCCCGAACCAGAAGAAACGCCATACTTTGCAATTAGAGCCAGAATATAGTCCTTTGCACCAATGCCAGGTTGTGGCTTACCCGTAAACTTCACCAACAACTTCTTTGGCTTCACCTGCCAAATGCACTGAGTGGCAAAGACATGTTCAACCTCCGTCGTACCAATACCAAAGGCAATTGCACCAAATGCACCATGGGTTGCCGTATGACTATCCCCACAGACAATGACCTTTCCCGGTTGTGTTCTTCCTGTCTCTGAGCCAATCATATGAACAATACCCTGTTTTTCTGAGCCATGCTCTGCACAAGGTACACCAAATTCTTTGACATTTTTTGCCAATGTATCGAGCTGTAACTTGGAAATTTCATCATCAATCTTAAAAATATCCACTGTCGGAATATTGTGATCGAAGGTAGCAAAAGTTAACTCTGGTCTTCTCAACTTTCGATTTTTCTCTCTGAGTCCCTCAAAAGCCTGTGGGCTAGTTACTTCATGAATATAGTGCTGGTCTACATACAAAAGCTGAGGTTCGCCCTCTTTTCCTGTAATGACATGTCTATCCCAGACCTTGTCAAATATTGATTTTCCACTCATAGTATTTCCTCTTTTTAGAAATTTTTTATTGTTGTCTCCCTATTTTACTAAGAAGATGCTTAGATTTCAAGCAACTTTCTGTTATGGTAGCTATTCCTCTTCATCTTCTTCATCCCACTCCACAGTGCTGACAATCTTTGTCTTTGACCAGCGTTCATAAAATAATCTCTTTTTCATCAAGACCTTAATTGCTGCCAAAAAGAAATAGAGAATATACACGCCACTCAATAGACAAAGAAGTACAAACTGCACACTATCTTGTACTCCTTCTCTCTCAGCCAAATAGAGCATAGCATAAAAAAGAAGATTGGGAATCCAAAATACAATCAATTCCAAGCTTCCATAGCGCAAAAAATAGGAATACCAAGGCAAAGCTCTCGCCTTTTTCTTTCCTCGAATTCTTGTCTTGGTCAAGAATTTTCCAATGGTTCTTCCTCTAGTAAAAATTGGCAAAATACTAAAGTAGGCAAGAACCACAATCCCATAAAATTCCACTCTACTTATGAAGATCCCAAATTGCCTCAAAGCCCAAACAACTACACCGAGTAGACCTAAGTCAATCATCAAAGAAATCAACCTTCTTGGCAAAGAAATACTCTTTCCTCTCTCGTAACTTGTCGCATCAATCTCTTCTCTGCTCGGCAAAAATGCCATAAACGGCCAAACAATGAAAAATCCCAAAAATCCCCCCATCGTATTAAAGATCAAATCGTCCACCGCAAAGAGTCGATAACTTCCCTTATAGATAAAATATAGCCCCGAAAGCTGTGTCAACTCGAAAAAGAGGGAAAGAAAGAACGAATAAATGGTTGTCTTTATCACTCCTTTTTTAAAATAATAATGCAAATACATTCCAAACGGAATCGTCATAAAAACATTGAGTAAATTGGTCATAAAGGCAGGACTCTTCAATAAATTGATCCATGTTCTTGGGTCATCCTTTTCGATATGTACTTGTTGAAAAATTTTAGGGATAAACTGCAATGCTTCTAGCTCTCTCTTATGCCCATGTAGTTTTGCGGCCTCCTGTGCAGAGGGCAAAGGTAAAATAACTAAACAATACACACAGAGCATATACAAAATAAATGAGTAAACCACAAATATGCGTATACTCCATACTGACCCATACTTAAAATAATTATAAATAACATAGGGAATGGTCACTATCAACACAATCAGCGGATAAATGAACATTGCCTGTGTTAAAACTCTCACATAAAATTGCATCTTCTTTTACTCCAGCTTTCTCATTCTACACTAAATAACAAAAATTCTTGGGCAGAAACCTCCACCCAAGAATTTTTTATCTATTCTTCAACACCATCACTCCAAAGCTTTAAATCTTCCTTGGAAATATCTCCACCAAGACGCTTTCCCTCAGCAACCTTAGCCTTGCGCTCAAGTAAATTATTAATTCGCTCACAAGTCATCTTCATAGCACTTCCGCCTGATGTGCAGAATGGGAAAATAATTTTTCCTTCGAAGTTATAGGATGTAAGGAAGGTATCAACTACACTTGGTTCTCTCTCCCACCAAAGTGGAAATCCCAAGAAAATAGTATCATACTCATCCATATTTAACTTCTCCCCTGCAAGCTCTGGGCGACAATTTGGATCAGACATCTCTTTTGTCGTTCTTGATTCCTTATTTTTCCAATCCAAATCCTCAGCAGTATAGGCCTTTGCAGGGACAATCTCATATAGGTCTGCACCTTCGATCTGAGCTAACTCCTGTGCAATCTTTTTTGTGTTTCCACTGACACTAAAATAGGCTACTAATGTCTTCATGATTTTTCCTCCTCTATTTACAGAATAAATCTAACATTAGCATTATAACATAACTTCAGCAATCTTTCCATCACCTATTCAAGTGTCAACAAAAGTGCCATCTTAAACTTTTCTGTCGCCTTTACAGAGTGAAGACCGCCTTTGGCAAAATGGAAATTCTCTCCTGCCACAATCTTATGTTCCTTGCCTTCATATACAATCACACCTTCTCCATCTAAAGCAAATACAATCGCTTCACCTGGTGCTGCATGTTCTGAAAGTCCTGTTCCCTTATCAAAGGCCATAATCACAAATTTCATCTTCTCATTGTGAACAATATCCATATTCACAATCTTTCCCTCTTGATATGGAACTAATTTTGCTAATTGAAATACCTCTCCTGCCTGAATTGCACTATTCATCATATCCTCCTTTTGAATGGAAATCTCCGTGTAAACTGCACCCTCTTTTGTGCACATACCTACTGGAACATCAGTAAAAGTCAAAATTCCCTCGCCAACCCCCAAGGTCTTTGTCCAGCCATCTCTTCCATAGACCTCAAGGCTTCCCTCGGCAACAAGAATCAACTTGTGATAGGGAAAAATTTCTGCACTAATATCGGTGTCC
This region of Lachnospiraceae bacterium oral taxon 096 genomic DNA includes:
- a CDS encoding cupin domain-containing protein, which gives rise to MKEKVGEVFSISRDNQPVLGCTISKEVYSARNSIIYFSLAKDTDISAEIFPYHKLILVAEGSLEVYGRDGWTKTLGVGEGILTFTDVPVGMCTKEGAVYTEISIQKEDMMNSAIQAGEVFQLAKLVPYQEGKIVNMDIVHNEKMKFVIMAFDKGTGLSEHAAPGEAIVFALDGEGVIVYEGKEHKIVAGENFHFAKGGLHSVKATEKFKMALLLTLE
- a CDS encoding NAD(P)H-dependent oxidoreductase, giving the protein MMKTLVAYFSVSGNTKKIAQELAQIEGADLYEIVPAKAYTAEDLDWKNKESRTTKEMSDPNCRPELAGEKLNMDEYDTIFLGFPLWWEREPSVVDTFLTSYNFEGKIIFPFCTSGGSAMKMTCERINNLLERKAKVAEGKRLGGDISKEDLKLWSDGVEE
- a CDS encoding glycoside hydrolase family 3 C-terminal domain-containing protein, giving the protein MEQMTLPEKAAILSGKNVWETRGIKRLGIPSITLSDGPHGIRKQNTAGDHLGMQESMKATCFPTAATMANSWDEQLAEEVGEALGQEARHQGVDILLGPGMNIKRNPLCGRNFEYFSEDPYLTGKMAGGYIRGIQSMGIYACPKHFAVNSQEDDRMSMDAIVDERALREIYLSAFEMAICDAKAKSLMTSYNKVNGIYSNENPYLLKKVLRREWNFKGMVVTDWGGSCDHVKGVKMRSNLEMPAAGLASARELLEALKDHRLSRRELDIAVLDLLNAIDELSQKKPMDVDIKAHHCLARRAAAQSAVLLKNEGKVLPLKKGQSVALIGDFAFSPRYQGAGSSLVRPTKLENSVDCAKHFGLNVVGVASGYERNGLPNVKKMFDAMWLAKRADVIIYYMGLTESSETEGLDRKHMKIPRNQLDVLAALQKMNQNIVVVLSGGSVVEMDWQKHCRAIVHGYLSGQAGASAMMEVLTGRVNPSGHLAESYPMKYEDVSIFGRESHKNVQYRESIYVGYRYYEKRNIQLSFPFGFGLSYTDFLYRNLQVDDKGIHFFIKNVGKFDGATVAQMYIGLAKSKVFRAKKELKGFTKVFLKRGEEKQVDICFDQYSFRFWNEKIKKWDVEPGEYEIFVGESCEDIWLRGKIIKKNVHWQGKSQEEILPHYYSGNTPKVTKKEFLKLLHRVSKKEQWNADLSVDDTVGQLYYAKSKLARGIYRYLVRKKNRRQMMGSLDLNLLFVYHMPFRSLAKMSGGRMSMEMVCALLQMVNGHLFVGLWEFLVATLNNRIQNQRYQRYLDKK
- the leuC gene encoding 3-isopropylmalate dehydratase large subunit, coding for MSGKSIFDKVWDRHVITGKEGEPQLLYVDQHYIHEVTSPQAFEGLREKNRKLRRPELTFATFDHNIPTVDIFKIDDEISKLQLDTLAKNVKEFGVPCAEHGSEKQGIVHMIGSETGRTQPGKVIVCGDSHTATHGAFGAIAFGIGTTEVEHVFATQCIWQVKPKKLLVKFTGKPQPGIGAKDYILALIAKYGVSSGSGYAAEYTGEAIEALNMEQRMTISNMSIEFGAKVGMINPDQTTFDYLRGRECAPKDFDAAVEDWKTLVSDPDAKYDKVMEIDVSELAPMVTWGTNPGMGVAFGEKFPEIRDVNDERAYDYMGEKPGQTIDRIDIGYVFIGSCTNGRLCDLEEAAKYVKGKHIASTLTAIVVPGSRPVKRAAEELGLDKIFIDAGFEWREPGCSMCLGMNPDRVAPGVHCASTSNRNFEGRQGAGARTHLCSPAMAAAAAIYGHFVDVRKLPESLV
- the leuD gene encoding 3-isopropylmalate dehydratase small subunit, encoding MEEFKIYTGTTVPLMNNNIDTDQLMPKQFLKSIEKKGYAKYLMYDWRYLDDKMTENPDFVFNKPEYKKATILISGDNFGSGSSREHAAWGLVDYGFRVVIAGSFSDIHYNNELNNGLLPIVQPLEVRKKLASLKPSDEVTIDLPNQKIISPVGEFSFDIDKQWKYKLVNGLDDISITLEHDGEITKYEEHRPSYWQS
- a CDS encoding VanZ family protein; the encoded protein is MQFYVRVLTQAMFIYPLIVLIVTIPYVIYNYFKYGSVWSIRIFVVYSFILYMLCVYCLVILPLPSAQEAAKLHGHKRELEALQFIPKIFQQVHIEKDDPRTWINLLKSPAFMTNLLNVFMTIPFGMYLHYYFKKGVIKTTIYSFFLSLFFELTQLSGLYFIYKGSYRLFAVDDLIFNTMGGFLGFFIVWPFMAFLPSREEIDATSYERGKSISLPRRLISLMIDLGLLGVVVWALRQFGIFISRVEFYGIVVLAYFSILPIFTRGRTIGKFLTKTRIRGKKKARALPWYSYFLRYGSLELIVFWIPNLLFYAMLYLAEREGVQDSVQFVLLCLLSGVYILYFFLAAIKVLMKKRLFYERWSKTKIVSTVEWDEEDEEE
- a CDS encoding glycosyltransferase family 2 protein: MKVSIIVPVYNAQESLRRCIDSVLGQEFQDFELLLMDDGSQDESGVIIDEYAKKDSRVCAVHKKNSGVSDTRNQALDRAKGEYIQFLDADDWISSDATKLFVRKAEETNADMVISDFYRVVGKHISVKGDIDTEDVMTRQEYGDRMMENPADYYYGVIWNKLFRREILEKYHLRMDRDISFCEDFIFAMDYILHCERIVALNAPTYYYVKTEGSLVAKNMNLKKIAAMKWSVMQYYDDFYQKLHTEEEYKSRKLEILSFLIGFSKDDASIPGIPGTKRLGEELPAVYLFDRLPDNIFVNHYYKSKLISRYLTAIGLRYNLKMEDVAVLMVLHFVKTGATIKEIANYLDRSQAMILATVQKLIWKKMVQIQKVEITNSVYTLDAEAMKIGRDIEQAIADFHAVCYQGMSKEDRIKYQQLEECAEKNIQRILSDPNRGMMSEQTE